One Rhizoctonia solani chromosome 3, complete sequence genomic region harbors:
- a CDS encoding alpha/beta hydrolase family protein, whose product MENFVQGEIKRYAESAKAKPCRISAYGFGDWGQDKLLVAREGEKIVMHCHGGAYVTWTAHPEDMTAGVSKGIVKFSRPTISRTLSIKYCLSSSAPWPSKWPFPTSLIDALLGYHYLINTLGFKPQNIILAGDSAGGNLVLALTRYLRDNPQIGLPLPGGLLLVSPWSDLGETHLQQRPNSLSGKIHDQCSDFMAGDWKSPLSTLRHGIRSLLGNHLSSTDAKKNPYISPASLELDKQIVATMFDNFPRTYLVYGEAKIFVDEIRTLYKRMAKNIGSDQIVKDEVPDATHNMFALEVWEPEYSEAHNRFASRAASLP is encoded by the exons ATGG AGAATTTTGTTCAAGGCGAGATCAAACGCTATGCAGAATCCGCCAAAGCCAAACCATGTCGCATCTCTGCCTATGGGTTTGGAGATTGGGGCCAGGATAAGCTTTTAGTTGCCCGGGAGGGCGAAAAGATTGTTATGCATTGTCACGGAGGTGCTTACGTG ACTTGGACCGCGCACCCAGAGGACATGACTGCCGGGGTGTCTAAGGGGATAGTGAAATTCAGTAGACCAACTATTTCTCGTACACTATCTATCAAGTATTGTTTGAGCAGCTCAGCTCCCTGGCCATCGAAATGGCCATTCCCTACGAGCTTGATTGATGCGCTATTGGGCTATCATTATCTTATCAACactcttggatttaaacctCAGAATATTATCCTGGCTGGTGACAGTGCTGGGGGTAACCTTGTCCTCGCACTGACTAGATATCTTCGGGACAATCCTCAGATTGGCCTTCCTCTCCCTGGCGGACTACTCTTGGTCTCTCCTTGGTCCGATTTAGGAGAAACGCACTTACAGCAACGCCCCAACAGCCTCAGTGGTAAAATTCATGATCAATGCAGCGACTTTATGGCCGGTGACTGGAAATCTCCCCTCTCAACGCTCAGACATGGTATCCGTTCGCTATTAGGCAATCATCTTTCCTCCACCGACGCCAAGAAGAACCCCTACATAAGCCCCGCTTCGCTTGAGCTGGACAAACAGATTGTAGCCACAATGTTCGACAACTTCCCCAGAACGTATCTTGTTTATGGAGAGGCCAAGATTTTTGTCGATGAAATCAGAACGCTATACAAACGCATGGCCAAAAACATTGGCTCAGATCAAATCGTGAAAGACGAAGTGCCCGATGCGACTCACAATATGTTCGCTCTTGAAGTTTGGGAACCTGAGTATAGCGAAGCTCATAATAGATTTGCTTCGAGGGCGGCCTCCCTGCCTTGA
- a CDS encoding Rho1 guanine nucleotide exchange factor 1 yields the protein MAGPSSASPTSNGFSEEKRALSPETRASTVTIAGEPPAYHRSTIPREDVTYTFVRTSPSAMVLKSEVLGSVYTIFLTRSIYGTHSCGLPPFVEGAMKTVKLYQNSRWVLQDEGPGWPYEAGRYAGQCSQESCTVGLSKLPVQEETAINCHLVSPQTSLAVFAPTIFATNSDSTGSLTVTPGGHHREVFDHIITSLLLVERLRQLPDKEAMKNRRTNDALGASWGRLFSWEVDLNTLLRIVAEFGVPSNALLTAAQSFWVPSEMNASTSIPQPPYADDTPFEMPYTHFPEPRISMFVSPSAPTSPASTIAFPQPIVSGSVVSSPSSSIYDNGLSSPYGHQDFLSAAHATRPPRRPLPTTPAQTAPPSGWPHPGSANHILHGRGALSEGEIPRTRSMKINLPDPKTLELLKPEEVESGIGLQVFQENKLNRDDRYWHRIVPESAQQKLDKKERARQQEIFEIISSEQLYVCDLEVWLKAYRDPLRTEGIIPSQALDSLIRDIFANIEEIKIHHEVLLKSLFEAQKKNFHKFTALWMNYSMQYRTNHFKGRMLNTSRREKHENPGYAAFVSSDAATARHPYVQRMGFSSFIQRAGRRLGQLKLLVEQLSKSTDLLHPDHQGSIEMVLDMLHRTVMKGQADGQASAEEIALRSFRESLENHPWDFADLGLAHAHRVVKFEGRLTQVYPPSNSTLYVVLLDNYLVFTQLSGHEHKRRLLHKPIPLELLDAELDTGPLRTRIRVTSMLSRTDDMETIRFSIKRNGEEVVQVGAQSKGLAEKWIDQIKEAVLLRKLDVDGNKPSLFNDPFTEESSYNLGRLLVCSQGTPFIAGATTTGVFVGQKNDYTARSVEALPATDVDHIIHLPWIGLVVLHGGSDRPDGHPFWKTRESPYLARAMDTLARLSFEAATDAALVAFISRGVIRKKLQLLIYDHPSSTLQRLGDPASIPESVTGISFVSGMLFLSGRTCQVITDPVNAPANISTWPVFGPSFIDSFNLKYSCSISRFISALETEPGKILLVYESHGCFVDPSGEPISSHRMLVWSTTPKAATYCKNYIVLFSDRKIEIRRSTDGLPLQIVESPNLTLINPALTYSATEAPLVVSHGQDGIERQLLGELLPTSKIEWDPTST from the exons ATGGCCGGGCCGTCATCGGCTTCTCCTACTAGCAACGGATTCTCGGAAGAGAAACGTGCCCTTTCCCCCGAGACTCGGGCGAGCACTGTCACCATAGCCGGCGAGCCACCAGCCTACCATCGCTCTACCATACCTCGCGAGGATGTGACATATACGTTCGTCAGGACCTCACCTTCTGCAATGGTTCTCAAGAGTGAAGTACTGGGGAGTGTATATACC ATATTTCTCACGCGGTCGATTTATGGAACCCATTCGTGTGGATTACCACCGTTCGTAGAGGGGGCCATGAAGACGGTGAAATTGTATCAGAATTCGAGATGGGTCTTGCAAGACGAAGGGCCCGGGTGGCCTTACGAGGCAGGACGATATGCTGGTCAATGTAGTCAAGAAAGCTGCACTGTGGGG CTCTCTAAACTTCCAGTTCAGGAAGAAACGGCCATTAAC TGTCATCTGGTTTCACCGCAAACATCACTTGCTGTATTTGCTCCGACGATATTCGCCACAAACTCTGATTCTACGGGCTCGCTTACTGTCACACCTGGGGGACACCACCGAGAAGTCTTTGACCATATAATCACATCATTGCTTCTTGTAGAGCGACTTAGGCAGTTGCCCGATAAGGAGGCGATGAAAAA TCGACGGACCAACGATGCTCTAGGAGCAAGTTGGGGCCGCTTATTTAGCTGGGAGGTAGACCTCAATAC CCTTCTACGCATTGTTGCGGAGTTTGGGGTCCCTTCAAACGCTCTTTTAACTGCTGCACAATCCTTCTGGGTACCATCTGAAATGAACGCCAGCACGAGCATTCCCCAGCCTCCTTATGCAGACGATACCCCCTTTGAAATGCCATATACCCATTTTCCAGAACCGCGTATATCTATGTTTGTTTCGCCATCTGCTCCCACTTCACCGGCGTCCACGATCGCGTTTCCACAGCCAATTGTGTCGGGAAGCGTCGTCTCTTCCCCATCCAGTTCGATTTACGATAATGGTCTATCTTCCCCTTATGGTCACCAGGACTTCTTGTCTGCTGCACATGCCACCCGCCCTCCAAGGCGGCCCTTACCCACAACTCCTGCCCAAACAGCGCCTCCGAGCGGCTGGCCACATCCCGGCTCTGCCAATCACATACTACATGGTAGAGGCGCTCTAAGCGAAGGGGAAATCCCCCGAACACGGTCTATG AAAATTAACTTACCTGATCCAAAAACACTCGAATTATTGAAACCTGAAGA AGTAGAATCTGGTATTGGACTTCAGGTATTTCAAGAAAATAAACTAAACCGTGATGATCGGTACTGGCACAGAATAGTGCCCGAATCAGCTCAGCAGAAACTAGACAAAAAGGAACGCGCTCGACAACAGGAGATATTCGAAATTATATCATCGGAACAACTATACGTTTGCGATTTAGAAGTCTGGCTGAAG GCATATCGAGACCCATTGCGTACCGAGGGTATCATTCCATCTCAAGCTCTGGATTCTCTTATTAGAGATATATTCGCAAATATCGAAGAGATTAAAATACACCACGAAGTGCTTTTAAAATCACTTTTTGAGGCACAAAAGAAGAATTTTCACAAGTTTACAGCATTATGGATGAATTATTCGATGCAGTATCGAACGAATCATTTCAAAGGTCGTATGTTAAATACATCTCG TCGCGAAAAGCACGAAAACCCGGGCTATGCCGCATTTGTTTCTTCTGATGCCGCGACTGCCCGACATCCATACGTCCAACGGATGGGATTCTCTTCTTTTATCCAGCGTGCCGGACGTCGTCTAGGACAGTTGAAACTCTTGGTTGAACAATTAAGTAAAAGCACAGACCTCCTTCATCCCGATCACCAAGGCTCTATCGAAATGGTGCTTGATATGCTACACCGTACTGTGATGAAAGGACAAGCCGATGGCCAAG CATCTGCAGAGGAGATAGCGCTTAGATCTTTCCGTGAGAGTTTGGAAAATCATCCCTGGGATTTTGCC GACCTCGGCCTGGCCCATGCCCACCGGGTAGTGAAGTTCGAAGGTAGACTAACGCAAGTATATCCTCCTTCAAATTCGACACTCTACGTCGTACTTCTTGATAATTACC TTGTTTTTACCCAACTTTCGGGGCATGAGCACAAGAGACGCCTCCTTCATAAG CCAATTCCACTAGAGCTCCTTGATGCTGAGCTCGACACTGGCCCTCTGAGAACGCGGATCCGTGTGACATCCATGTTATCCAGGACGGACGACATGGAAACAATTCGGTTTTCCATCAAACGCAATGGCGAAGAAGTAGTACAAGTCGGCGCACAATCTAAAGGGCTGGCCGAAAAATGGATCGATCAGATCAAAGAAGCTGTCCTACTTCGCAAACTTGATGTTGATGGCAACAAG CCCAGTCTCTTCAATGACCCATTTACTGAGGAATCAAGTTACAATCTTGGCCGCCTGCTCGTTTG TTCTCAGGGAACACCCTTTATAGCCGGTGCAACTACAACAGGAGTTTTTGTTGGACAAAAGAATGATTACACAG CTCGCTCCGTTGAGGCGCTTCCAGCTACCGACGTTGACCACATTATTCATCTACCTTGGATAGGCCTGGTAGTCCTACACGGGGGATCT GATCGGCCCGACGGTCATCCTTTTTGGAAGACACGGGAATCCCCCTATCTAGCCCGAGCGATGGATACATTAGCACGTT TATCTTTTGAAGCGGCGACTGATGCAGCCTTAGTTGCATTCATCTCCAGAGGTGTCATTCGTAAAAAGTTGCAGTTGCTTATTTACGATCATCCATCGAGCACCCTACAGCGACTTGGTGAT CCGGCCTCGATACCGGAATCGGTGACTGGTATTTCGTTTGTCTCTGGGATGCTGTTTTTGTCTGGGAGAACTTGTCAGGTGATAACTGATCCTGTAAA CGCTCCTGCGAACATTTCGACGTGGCCAGTATTCGGACCGTCATTTATCGACTCATTTAATTTGAAGTACAGCTGTTCCATTAGTCGATTCATCTCAGCACTGGAGACGGAGCCTGGAAAGATACTTCTTGTATACGAGTCCCATGGATGCTTTGTTGATCCATCAGGAGAGCCCATTTCTTCCCACCGCATGCTTGTATGGTCTACGACTCCCAAGGCTGCGACCTATTGCAAGAACTATATAGTTCTATTTAGCGACCGAAAGATCGAGATTCGACGTAGCACCGATGGACTTCCGCTGCAAATCGTCGAATCGCCTAATTTGACTCTGATAAATCCTGCGTTGACTTATTCGGCTACTGAGGCCCCCTTGGTCGTCTCACATGGTCAGGATGGCATTGAAAGGCAGCTGCTTGGTGAATTGTTGCCCACATCTAAAATTGAATGGGACCCCACTTCTACATGA
- a CDS encoding amidohydrolase family protein encodes MAPTKVFTSSRVYFPNEGPSPGTIEVDLSTGKITTIQRVKVQKGDSSYAADAEWVDVGDRAIIPGLVDAHVHLNEPGRTSWEGFATGTKAASSGGNTTVVEMPLNSIPPTTTLKNFDVKLEAAKDQCWTDVAYWGGVIPGNQAHLRPLISAGVSGFKGQPTVLLFHAELDGPVNDPGKSDPTDYDTFLKSRPESFETDAIKLIVKMLQKYPLLRCHIVHLSAHSAIPIIRHARRELKLPLTVETCFHYLTITSNGANPKGQPQFKCCPPIRGAENQEKLWEALLDGTIDMVVSDHSPCVAELKEIEAGDFMDAWGGISTLGLGLSLLSTAAQKRGIPFERILTWCSTNTALHAGLADRKGGIAVGKDADLAIWDAGAVFNVTKESLNFKNKLSPYVGLSLTGQVVQTYVRGTLVFDRETGFSSRAPGQFMRPGTEKAFWTI; translated from the exons ATGGCTCCTACCAAAGTTTTTACATCATCGCGTGTATACTTCCCGAATGAAGGCCCGTCCCCGGGAACAATTGAAGTTGACTTGAGTACTGGCAAGATTACCACTATCCAGCGCGTAAAGGTTCAAAAGGGAGATTCGAGCTATGCAGCAGACGCAGAATGGGTCGATGTAGGAGATAGGGCAATAATACCAGGGCTAGTCGA CGCGCACGTACATTTGAATGAACCTGGACGAACCAG CTGGGAGGGTTTTGCTACTGGGACAAAAGCCGCCTCCTCTGGAGGCAACACTACTGTAGTT GAGATGCCGCTCAATTCCATTCCCCCAACAACGACCCTAAAGAACTTTGATGTCAAACTTGAGGCAGCTAAAGACCAATGCTGGACCGATGTTGCTTACTGGGGAGGGGTCATACCAGGAAATCAGGCTCACTTGCGACCTTTGATATCTGCGGGGGTGTCCGGATTCAAG GGACAACCAACAGTGCTGTTGTTTCACGCCGAGCTCGATGGCCCCGTGAATGACCCTGGAAAGAGTGATCCGACCGATTACGATACATTTCTCAAATCTAGGCCAGAGTCCTTCGAGACCG ATGCCATCAAGTTAATCGTCAAAATGCTGCAGAAGTACCCTCTGTTGAGGTGTCACATTGTGCACCTTTCAGCACATTCTGCAATTCCCATTATTCGCCACGCAAGAAGGGAGCTCAAATTGCCACTTACGGTCGAAACGTGCTTCCATTACTTGACGATCACTTCGAATGGTGC AAATCCAAAGGGCCAGCCGCAGTTCAAATGTTGCCCGCCCATCCGCGGCGCGGAGAACCAAGAAAAGTTATGGGAAGCCCTGCTCGATGGCACGATCGACATGGTAGTATCGGATCACTCGCCATGTGTAGCTGAGCTCAAGGAGATTGAGGCTGGTGATTTTATGGACGCATGGGGTGGTATAAGCACCCTCGGGCTCGGGTTGAGCTTATTATCCACGGCGGCGCAGAAACGTGGTATACCATTTGAACGCATCCTCACATGGTGCAGTACAAATACTGCGCTACACGCGGGCTTGGCGGACAGGAAGGGAGGTATTGCCGTAGGCAAAGATGCGGACCTAGCAATATGGGACGCGGGGGCCGTGTTCAAT GTTACGAAAGAGTCACTGAATTTCAAGAACAAGCTGAGTCCATATGTAGGCCTGTCATTGACTGGGCAGGTGGTTCAAACCTACGTGCGTGGTACACTGGTATTCGACCGGGAAACTGGCTTCAGTTCTCGCGCCCCTGGGCAGTTTATGCGACCGGGCACGGAGAAGGCCTTCTGGACGATATAG
- a CDS encoding AMP binding enzyme, protein MTECLAFPKEKLNYSQQSVEVPGTRKEGQTGHYRNAIWPELITLDSPQPFVKPRPLRTLVDIFDSGLYKSRTEPFTGVRPVLPDGTLAKHFAWSTYAEIDVRRRRVGSALEALRRKGELWQNEPKLQTVGIWSGNRPEWQVIDLALHAYGKVGVSLYDTLGPDSVEYIINHAELSIVFTTASHLTQLVAITAKCPVLKVIVSIDKISEQTRNTFSTWAAERGVRITTLEDIEELGAQNLIAPFSPDPKSVVSICYTSGTTNVPKGVVLTHEQLTLSTVSCLHGGIFTPGGALLSYLPLAHIYEVTHRRALVYAVGGRIGYFSGNPLLLLEDAQILKPTYFPSVPRVLNRIFQAAIVNAKAPGVKGMLFRKALETKLHNLRTTGNNVHPLWDRIIFSKVQAVLGGNITMMTCGSAPIGRDAMEFLRIAFACEVVEGYGMTENCGTCTRVFPDDPASTTTVGPPQPVNEIKLVDVPEMGYRSTDKPSPRDEANTKKTIDAEGWLHTGDVGMIDTCGRFKIIDRVKNIMKLAQGEYVALEKVENAYSTCPVVAQIYVHGDSMQDHLIAVVVPDPAQLETIVSKAGLKGKPLEEVINHKSVVSAIQQALNREGKKQGLNGFEMIKNVHVTLEAFTTDNNLLTPTFKVRRRDAYARYKAELDRLYELGPPAKL, encoded by the exons ATGACCGAATGCCTCGCATTTCCCAAGGAAAAACTCAACTATTCTCAACAAAGTGTTGAAGTTCCGGGAACTCGTAAGGAGGGTCAAACTG GACACTACCGAAATG CAATTTGGCCTGAGTTGATTACATTGGATTCGCCCCAACCGTTCGTCAAGCCACGGCCGTTACGCACCTTGGTCGACATTTTTGATTCTGGGCTGTACAAATCACGCACGGAACCGTTTACTGGTGTTCGTCCTGTCCTTCCTGATGGGACACTAGCAAAGCATTTCGCCTGGAGCACGTACGCTGAGATCGATGTCCGCCGCCGCCGAGTCGGAAGTGCTCTGGAAGCACTCCGTCGCAAGGGTGAGCTGTGGCAAAACGAGCCAAAGTTACAAACTGTTGGTATTTGGAGTGGAAATAG GCCTGAATGGCAAGTGATCGATCTTGCCTTGCATGCGTACGGAAAAGTTGGTGTCAGCTTGTACGACACTCTTGGACCAGACAGCGTCGAATACAT TATTAACCACGCCGAGTTGTCCATTGTGTTCACCACGGCATCTCACCTCACTCAGCTAGTGGCCATTACTGCTAAATGCCCGGTGCTCAAGGTCATTGTGTCCATCGATAAAATAAGCGAGCAAACACGTAATACATTCTCGACGTGGGCAGCCGAACGTGGTGTACGCATTACGACCTTGGAGGATATTGAAGAACTGGGGGCCCAGAACCTCATCGCACCTTTCTCGCCCGATCCTAAATCAGTTGTTTCGATCTGTTACACTTCAGGAACGACAAATGTACCCAAGGGCGTCGTTCTAACCCATGAGCAACTGACTCTATCGACTGTCTCGTGTCTGCATGGTGGTATTTTCACGCCGGGAGGTGCCCTATTGAGTTATTTGCCACTAGCCCATATCTACGAGGTCA CGCATCGCCGAGCTCTTGTCTATGCTGTCGGTGGTCGTATCGGTTATTTCTCTGGAAACCCACTTCTTCTACTCGAAGATGCTCAAATCCTGAAACCAACCTACTTCCCTAGCGTCCCCCGCGTCTTGAACCGGATCTTTCAAGCTGCCATCGTCAACGCCAAGGCTCCTGGCGTCAAGGGCATGCTTTTCCGCAAGGCCCTCGAGACCAAACTCCACAATCTACGCACGACTGGTAACAACGTGCACCCGTTATGGGACCGCATTATTTTCAGCAAAGTCCAGGCCGTGCTCGGCGGGAACATTACCATGATGACCTGCGGCAGTGCACCTATTGGTCGTGACGCGATGGAGTTCCTTCGTATTGCCTTTGCGTGCGAAGTAGTCGAAGGATATGGAATGACTGAGAATTGCGGGACTTGCACGCGTGTGTTCCCAGATGACCCGGCGAGCACAACAACTGTTGGCCCGCCTCAACCCGTCAACGAAATCAAGTTGGTTGACGTGCCTGAGATGGGGTACAGGTCGACCGACAAGCCCTCTCCTCGTG ATGAGGCTAACACCAAGAAGACAATTGACGCCGAGGGTTGGCTGCATACTGGCGATGTAGGCATGattgacacatgtggccgcTTTAAGATTATTGATCGTGTCAAG AACATCATGAAACTTGCTCAGGGTGAATATGTTGCTCTGGAAAAAGTCGAGAACGCATACAGCACCTGCCCTGTCGTTGCACAGATCTACGTCCACGGTGATTCTATGCAAGACCATCTGATTGCCGTGGTTGTTCCGGACCCAGCACAACTCGAAACCATTGTTTCCAAAGCTGGCCTAAAAGGAAAGCCCCTTGAAGAAGTCATCAACCACAAGAGCGTCGTTTCCGCCATTCAGCAAGCGCTCAACAGAGAAGGCAAGAAACAGGGGTTGAACGGCTTTGAGATGATTAAGAACGTTCACGTCACGCTCGAGGCCTTCACCACCGATAACAACCTCCTGACACCGACCTTCAAGGTCCGCCGACGGGATGCGTACGCCAGGTATAAGGCAGAATTAGATAGGCTCTATGAATTGGGACCACCAGCAAAACTTTAG
- a CDS encoding ricin-type beta-trefoil lectin domain protein, with product MLGTIQIIYGGAKKFVIDAHGSRPKGVNLPLVAYKAQFRYTATYDPANLPDKTEAEQSGTNKCGTENSQSSMCQKFTSTRLAPGRGTRLMPEGTLKSAHFVKTPDYVQVTGTGDLRRLVLRLAMQEGNSIPTGLTNLASPRRLGFLNAFSAGPSGLGVQMHEWTNFQSATDFCIRACKDGPGAKQRCQHIYDLTGCEWNIPGDYGQGFTNCEAKVRFRWDSIHNRMAQPRPSDRARARLLLLTLPEPPQCARLSNRLLLGPPLFAACSNYHKPLRYWNLGHWNPNCII from the exons ATGCTTGGCACGATCCAAATTATTTATGGGGGTGCCAAGAAGTTTGTTATTGACGCGCATGGATCAAGACCGAAAGGGGTGAACCTTCCCCTAGTCGCGTATAAAGCCCAGTTCAGG TATACTGCTACCTATGACCCTGCAAATCTCCCCGACAAGACAGAAG CCGAGCAGTCGGGGACGAACAAG TGTGGAACTGAAAACTCGCAGAGCTCGATGTGCCAGAAGTTTACGTCAACTCGGCTAG CGCCTGGCCGAGGCACTCGTCTCATGCCTGAGGGCACTCTCAAATCTGCCCATTTCGTCAAGACCCCCGATTACGTTCAAGTTACCGGTACAGGTGACTTACGAAGATTGGTATTAAGGCTGGCGATGCAGGAGGGGAACTCGATCCCCACGGGGCTGACAAACTTGGCATCCCCACGGCGGCTTGGTTTTCTCAATGCGTTTTCGGCTGGTCCGTCTGGACTCGGTGTCCAGATGCACGAATGGACCAACTTCCAGAGCGCTACCGACTTTTGCATTCGCGCATGCAAGGATGGACCTGGTGCTAAGCAACGATGCCAACATATTTATG ATCTGACTGGCTGCGAGTGGAACATTCCTGGTGACTATGGCCAAGGCTTCACCAACTGTGAGGCGAAAGTACGAT TCCGATGGGACTCTATCCACAACCGGATGGCTCAACCTCGACCTTCAGACAGGGCCAGGGCGCGACTCCTGCTCCTCACCCTGCCGGAGCCACCTCAATGTGCACGACTCTCCAATCGTTTGCTGTTGGGACCGCCACTGTTCGCAGCTTGCAGCAACTACCACAAACCCCTCAGGTACTGGAACCTGGGTCACTGGAACCCCAACTGCATCATCTGA
- a CDS encoding Serine/threonine-protein kinase, which translates to MLHHTGGLDYPPPSPSPLASPLDQSDVVETRELRKTRDDTGRKYINQYEVGKEIGRGMHGKVRVGYNIQTGDIVAIKVVERNPRKGRNISQALRRAQAARDAGGDVPHVVAQRQRYGCLESAALVDRIIHRDIKPANLLLDRDGNVKISDFGTSHFSYALHLSESLANELPPGALVTQAPNSESARIFLDDSELAKTAGSPAFFAPELCYQPAHSGSFSGTPVADDQPRPKITKAIDIWALGVTLYCILFGVPPFTAESEYLCIGKSPRKTSRSRKQWGRHAIDGRAIWHRLGRDGELGEIRRRSKGHPNLEWIARKGSPETMDSGPSQEDPEDWLNRTLPSANALVVVTPEDAVGAITMKTTWRQKVGNLVGLLHPLLPGGRSRSKSTSSMQRSAIDLTRSTHIVEAEQLPRRSGSPPVRPTSLTPSAGNRRYSLKSRSQTSTPHQRALTAPITPTEPAAGPSGSGTDYLGARGKSNSAREGTYPPHAAPHRALSVSRGVSSASLNTTDSGQGIPITGFMSRARSSITRKQSGDSKGESSSFLSRFRLSRRKRDSETGGSEMERAIAGSSAGAHRRDFADEAESQHSRTRYEDEHDQWTGRSTDGDDERLDFSEDDISVGRMVGAGGYGQRNMPQPPDLAWLQGWKRMMTMGKRLFLEWAWSIYILQIPTPVTAGVLTSYSSNESLGIGTRPRQTSPLAQRSFSPDNLEPRGSFSESIVEYGEPDDEDEDDDDDEGGLELRTARQRRSTLRNNPNRQLQHPTPSGDPTTPVADEEGRRLVRE; encoded by the exons ATGTTGCATCATACCGGTGGGCTCGATTATCCGCCGCCATCTCCAAGCCCACTTGCGAGCCCTCTGGATCAATCCGATGTCGTCGAAACCCGCGAGCTGCGCAAGACCCGCGACGATACGGGTCGAAAATATATTAATCAATATGAGGTTGGAAAGGAAATCGGACGGGGAATGCACGGGAAGGTCCGTGTTGGATATAATATACAAACAGGGGACATAGTG GCAATCAAAGTCGTCGAGCGCAACCCACGCAAAGGGCGTAACATCAGCCAGGCACTCCGCCGAGCACAGGCCGCCCGAGATGCCGGCGGAGATGTGCCGCACGTAGTAGCACAGAGGCAAAGATACGGC TGCTTGGAGTCGGCGGCTTTAGTTGACC GTATTATTCACCGGGATATCAAACCTGCGAATCTACTCTTGGACCGGGATGGCAATGTTAAGATTTCCGACTTTGGCACCTCTCATTTCTCATATGCGCTCCACCTCTCCGAGTCACTTGCAAATGAGTTACCCCCTGGGGCTCTGGTCACCCAAGCTCCCAACTCTGAATCTGCTCGTATCTTCCTCGATGATTCGGAGCTCGCTAAGACCGCTGGGAGTCCTGCGTTCTTTGCGCCAGAGTTGTGCTACCAACCGGCTCACTCCGGCAGCTTTAGCGGAACCCCTGTTGCCGATGACCAACCTCGCCCAAAAATCACTAAAGCGATCGACATCTGGGCCCTTGGGGTCACCCTTTATTGTATCCTCTTTGGCGTCCCGCCCTTCACAGCCGAGAGCGAATATCTTTGTATCGGAAAATCCCCTCGGAAGACTTCGAGGTCCCGGAAACAATGGGGTAGACATGCTATTGACGGGAGGGCGATCTGGCACAGATTGGGAAGGGACGGAGAATTGGGAGAAATCCGAAGAAGGTCGAAGGGTCATCCCAATCTTGAGTGGATTGCTCGAAAAGGATCCCCAGAAACGATGGACTCTGGACCGAGCCAAG AAGATCCTGAAGATTGGTTGAATAGAACTTTGCCTTCAGCAAATGCATTAGTGGTGGTCACACCCGAAGACGCGGTGGGTGCCATTACCATGAAGACCACCTGGCGCCAGAAGGTCGGAAATCTTGTCGGGCTCTTGCACCCACTACTACCTGGGGGCCGCAGCCGTAGCAAGAGCACAAGTAGCATGCAAAGGTCTGCTATTGACCTCACCCGATCCACGCATATAGTCGAAGCCGAACAATTACCTCGCCGAAGTGGTTCCCCCCCAGTTCGGCCCACATCGCTCACACCCAGTGCCGGCAACCGGCGATACTCTCTCAAAAGTCGATCTCAAACATCCACTCCACATCAACGGGCATTAACTGCCCCTATCACCCCAACTGAACCTGCAGCTGGACCTTCCGGCAGCGGTACCGACTATCTCGGCGCACGCGGGAAGTCCAACTCGGCCAGAGAAGGAACTTATCCACCTCATGCAGCCCCACATCGGGCGCTTTCTGTATCCAGGGGTGTCTCTTCTGCATCACTGAATACTACTGATAGTGGCCAGGGAATACCTATTACTGGCTTCATGTCACGCGCCCGATCTAGTATCACAAGGAAGCAAAGTGGGGATAGCAAGGGTGAAAGCAGTAGCTTTTTATCCCGATTCAGACTGTCGCGGCGGAAACGGGACAGCGAGACTGGGGGCAGCGAAATGGAACGGGCTATAGCTGGCTCTTCTGCCGGCG CACATCGACGCGACTTTGCCGATGAAGCCGAGTCTCAGCATTCTCGCACGCGGTACGAAGATGAACACGACCAGTGGACCGGGCGGTCTACGGATGGAGATGATGAGCGCCTGGATTTCAGCGAAGACGATATCAGCGTAGGGCGTATGGTTGGTGCTGGCGGATATGGACAGCGCAATATGCCCCAACC ACCGGATCTGGCATGGTTGCAGGGGTGGAAGAGGATGATGACTATGGGCAAGAGATTGTTTCTCGAATGGGCATGGTCAATTTACATTCTACAAATCCCTACACCAGTTACTGCGGGTGTACTGACATCGTACTCTTCCAACGAAAGCCTGGGCATCGGAACACGACCACGCCAAACTAGTCCACTAGCTCAGCGGTCGTTCAGTCCTGATAATTTGGAACCGCGGGGTTCGTTCTCGGAGAGCATTGTCGAATACGGCGAACCTGACgatgaggacgaggacgatgatgacgatgaggGTGGGCTCGAGCTTCGCACCGCACGCCAACGGCGTTCGACTTTGCGGAACAATCCTAACCGCCAGCTCCAACACCCGACGCCGTCCGGCGATCCAACCACGCCAGTTGCCGATGAAGAAGGGCGACGGCTCGTTCGCGAATAG